A genomic segment from Pistricoccus aurantiacus encodes:
- a CDS encoding universal stress protein: MSNEYRHVLVAVDLTKDSHKVLERARPIAERNQAKLSIMHTLEPLGFAYGGDIPMDLTSIQDQLDDHAKQRLAEIADPCNVAREDQHVVVGMPDTEIHRFAQEHDVDLIVVGSHGRAGFALLLGSTSTGVLHGAKCDVLAVRVGEDTDE, from the coding sequence ATGAGCAACGAATATCGTCATGTCCTGGTCGCCGTGGATCTGACCAAGGACTCGCATAAAGTGCTGGAACGCGCGCGACCCATTGCCGAGCGCAACCAGGCCAAACTATCGATCATGCATACGCTCGAGCCCTTGGGTTTTGCCTATGGTGGCGATATTCCCATGGATCTGACCAGTATTCAGGATCAGTTGGACGATCATGCCAAGCAGCGCCTGGCGGAAATCGCCGATCCCTGCAATGTGGCTCGGGAAGATCAGCACGTAGTGGTAGGCATGCCGGACACGGAGATTCACCGCTTCGCTCAGGAGCACGACGTGGATCTGATCGTGGTCGGTTCCCACGGTCGCGCCGGCTTCGCCCTGCTGCTGGGCTCCACTTCCACCGGCGTGCTGCACGGCGCGAAGTGCGACGTACTGGCCGTTCGCGTGGGCGAGGATACCGACGAGTAG
- a CDS encoding ATP-binding cassette domain-containing protein, translating into MSLVRLEQVHLAYGTHVLLDSAEFTLENGERLALVGRNGTGKSTLLKLIAGEIQADDGTLWRAPGLKIGVLEQDLPAASGQTIFDVVAQGLPEAGSLLTEYHHLIQDPEPDMDRLARLQTQLEAIDGWSFHQRIDTVLTRLGLPADDPMTALSGGWRRRVALARALVAEPDLLLLDEPTNHLDLDTIAWLEEQLLAFSGAVLFITHDRAFLSRLATGILELDRGKLGRYPGDYARYQTQKSHELEVEARENAEFDKRLAQEEAWIRQGIKARRTRNEGRVRALEKMRADRGQRRERQGKANLSVDSGERSGKRVVELQNVSQRFGDDWVIRDLSLEIQRGDRVGLIGRNGAGKTTLLKILLGELAPTEGRVRMGTNLKMAYFDQLRAGLEPEKTVYDNVAQGSDRVSVGGKDRHVISYLQDFLFTPERARQPVKALSGGESNRLLLAKLFTQPANLLVLDEPTNDLDVETLELLEELLLDFDGTLLLVSHDRQFMDNVVTGVLAFEGNGRVREYVGGYSDWVRQGGKLPPAPLAFDRSASRQEDSANFGENSPSFQGVNARKPIEPERERRPVKLSYKFQRELDELPTRIEQLENEVAAFEATVGDAGFYQQESAKVTATLAALEAKQAELDAAMERWMELEAMAAGEG; encoded by the coding sequence GTGTCGTTGGTACGTTTGGAACAGGTGCATCTGGCTTATGGTACCCATGTGCTTCTCGATAGCGCGGAATTCACCTTGGAAAACGGTGAGCGGCTGGCTCTGGTGGGACGTAACGGTACTGGCAAGTCGACGCTGCTCAAGCTGATCGCCGGTGAAATTCAGGCGGATGACGGTACTCTGTGGCGCGCGCCGGGGCTCAAGATCGGCGTGCTCGAGCAGGATCTGCCCGCGGCCAGCGGTCAGACCATCTTCGATGTGGTTGCTCAGGGGCTACCGGAAGCCGGCAGCCTGCTGACGGAATATCATCATCTGATTCAAGACCCCGAGCCGGACATGGATCGGCTGGCGCGACTGCAGACCCAGCTCGAAGCCATTGACGGCTGGTCGTTTCATCAGCGCATTGATACGGTGCTCACCCGTCTCGGTCTGCCCGCGGATGACCCCATGACCGCGCTTTCCGGAGGCTGGCGGCGTCGCGTGGCGCTGGCGCGGGCCCTGGTGGCGGAGCCGGATCTGCTGCTGCTGGATGAGCCCACCAACCATCTCGATCTGGATACCATCGCCTGGCTGGAAGAGCAACTGCTGGCCTTCAGCGGCGCGGTGCTGTTCATCACCCACGACCGGGCGTTCCTGTCGCGACTGGCTACCGGCATTCTCGAACTGGATCGGGGCAAGCTGGGGCGCTACCCCGGCGACTACGCCAGATACCAGACACAGAAAAGCCACGAGCTGGAAGTGGAAGCCCGGGAAAACGCCGAGTTCGACAAGAGGCTCGCCCAGGAGGAAGCCTGGATTCGCCAAGGCATCAAGGCGCGGCGTACCCGCAACGAAGGTCGGGTGCGAGCGCTCGAGAAGATGCGAGCCGATCGCGGCCAGCGTCGGGAGCGTCAGGGTAAGGCCAATCTCTCCGTGGACAGCGGCGAGCGCAGCGGCAAGCGGGTCGTGGAGCTTCAAAACGTCAGCCAGCGTTTCGGCGACGACTGGGTGATTCGCGATCTTAGCCTGGAGATTCAGCGCGGCGACCGAGTGGGGCTGATCGGGCGCAACGGCGCCGGCAAGACCACGCTCTTGAAGATTCTGCTGGGGGAGCTCGCGCCTACTGAAGGCCGAGTGCGCATGGGCACCAATCTCAAGATGGCGTATTTCGATCAGCTCAGGGCGGGTCTAGAGCCAGAGAAGACTGTTTACGACAACGTCGCCCAAGGCAGCGACCGGGTCAGCGTGGGCGGAAAGGATCGCCACGTGATCAGCTATCTGCAGGATTTTCTGTTTACCCCGGAGCGGGCGAGGCAGCCGGTAAAAGCGCTTTCCGGCGGGGAGTCCAATCGCCTGCTGCTGGCCAAGCTGTTCACTCAGCCTGCCAACCTGCTGGTGCTCGACGAGCCGACCAACGATCTGGACGTGGAAACCCTGGAGCTTCTGGAGGAACTGCTGCTGGACTTCGACGGCACGCTGCTGCTGGTGTCCCACGATCGCCAGTTCATGGACAATGTGGTCACGGGCGTGTTGGCTTTCGAAGGCAATGGTCGCGTGCGCGAATACGTGGGTGGCTACAGCGATTGGGTGCGCCAGGGAGGCAAGCTGCCACCGGCGCCCTTGGCTTTCGATAGATCCGCTTCCAGACAAGAGGATTCGGCGAATTTCGGCGAAAACAGCCCGTCGTTTCAAGGCGTGAATGCCCGCAAGCCCATCGAACCGGAACGAGAAAGGCGTCCGGTCAAGCTTTCCTACAAGTTCCAGCGTGAACTCGATGAGCTACCGACACGTATCGAACAGCTGGAAAACGAGGTGGCCGCTTTCGAAGCGACCGTTGGCGATGCGGGCTTCTATCAGCAGGAAAGCGCCAAGGTGACCGCTACCTTGGCGGCCCTCGAAGCAAAGCAGGCGGAACTGGATGCCGCCATGGAACGCTGGATGGAACTCGAAGCCATGGCGGCAGGAGAGGGTTGA
- a CDS encoding TatD family hydrolase: MSDNTLPEALQFRAPAPLVDIGANLTHASFFEDLDAVLHRARDANVSQLIVTGTDLEHARQAVTLSQQYVGLHATAGVHPHDASRWNAELERAFHTLYREANIVAVGECGLDFNRNFSSRSDQERAFEAQLGLAAQTGLPLFIHERDAGSRMREMLTSWRDEISQAVIHCFTGSRETLYNYLDLDLHIGLTGWICDERRGHHLRELVKAIPADRLMVETDCPYLLPRNLPAKMKGRRHEPALLPWIVREIAHWRGESEQRLAQSTTATAQAFFRLTDTPEE, translated from the coding sequence TTGTCCGACAACACGCTTCCAGAAGCGCTACAGTTTCGTGCGCCGGCACCGCTGGTGGATATTGGCGCCAATCTGACCCATGCCAGTTTCTTTGAAGATCTCGACGCGGTGCTTCATCGCGCACGTGATGCCAACGTCAGCCAGCTGATCGTGACCGGCACCGACCTGGAGCATGCCCGCCAGGCGGTGACGCTTAGCCAGCAGTACGTGGGACTGCATGCTACCGCCGGCGTCCATCCGCATGATGCCAGCCGCTGGAACGCTGAGCTGGAACGCGCTTTCCATACGCTCTATCGAGAGGCCAACATCGTCGCCGTCGGCGAGTGCGGGCTGGATTTCAATCGCAATTTTTCCTCCCGCAGCGATCAGGAGCGCGCCTTCGAGGCGCAGTTGGGGCTGGCGGCACAAACCGGTCTGCCGCTATTCATTCACGAACGTGACGCGGGAAGCCGCATGCGGGAAATGCTGACAAGCTGGCGGGACGAAATTTCCCAGGCGGTAATTCACTGTTTCACCGGCAGCCGGGAAACCCTTTACAACTATCTGGATCTCGATCTGCATATCGGCCTGACCGGCTGGATCTGCGACGAGCGCCGTGGCCATCATCTACGCGAGCTGGTCAAAGCGATTCCCGCGGATCGACTGATGGTGGAAACCGACTGCCCCTATCTGCTGCCGCGCAACCTCCCGGCCAAGATGAAGGGAAGACGCCACGAGCCCGCCCTGCTGCCCTGGATAGTGCGCGAAATCGCTCACTGGCGCGGTGAAAGCGAACAACGCCTTGCCCAGTCCACCACCGCTACCGCGCAGGCGTTCTTTCGTCTGACAGACACTCCCGAGGAATGA
- a CDS encoding sodium:solute symporter family protein, translating into MTESLIWWSVAIYLGIATLIAMLSRQGKVSEVMASYFLGDRQMSGLVSALSYSATTYSAFMMVGLAGLTYAGGVGALGFEIIYFAGVSLVAVFGPRFWAVGKRFGFVTPSEMLGYRYANRNVAIVVAVSNCLFLIPYAAVQLAGIGYLLQGTTQGTISFTTGIWLAIAIAMLFTYVAGIRSVMWTDSLQAVVMVLASTLVVFLVVQGLGGFQALFATLAEEQPQSLVVPGKGLFSFTTFLGLTIPWFFFSLSNPQVSQRLFMPASLAAMRRMLLGFLVFGFIYTLVSVLWGFSALVAFPGLENPDLATPRLLGSDYVPPLLGVTVLIAIMAAAISTIDSIMLTLSSMLSRDLYANLRSGVSERQQLLAGKIVIPLIALLALGFAQLQLDLIAVLSVAASSGLVAVVPAMIGAFYWKGGTGAGALTSVIGTTLFVLALYATGNSLLGLPAGIWGIVVASLLFIGGSLVTRAPVERAEEFQRATADVMQGIAPYLAEPGGQRG; encoded by the coding sequence ATGACCGAATCTCTTATCTGGTGGTCGGTGGCGATCTATCTGGGTATCGCCACCTTGATCGCCATGCTGTCTCGCCAAGGCAAGGTATCGGAAGTCATGGCGAGCTATTTTCTGGGCGATCGCCAGATGAGCGGCCTGGTATCCGCGCTCAGCTATAGCGCCACCACCTACAGCGCCTTCATGATGGTCGGCTTGGCCGGGCTTACCTACGCCGGAGGCGTCGGCGCCCTGGGTTTTGAAATCATCTATTTCGCCGGGGTTTCCCTGGTAGCGGTCTTCGGACCCAGATTCTGGGCGGTTGGCAAGCGCTTTGGCTTCGTGACTCCCAGCGAAATGCTCGGCTATCGCTACGCCAATCGAAACGTCGCGATAGTCGTGGCTGTCTCGAACTGTCTTTTCCTGATTCCCTACGCGGCGGTACAACTTGCCGGAATCGGCTATCTGCTGCAAGGCACCACCCAAGGCACCATCTCCTTTACCACCGGCATCTGGCTAGCCATCGCCATCGCCATGCTGTTTACCTATGTGGCGGGGATTCGCTCGGTGATGTGGACCGATTCCCTGCAGGCCGTCGTCATGGTGCTGGCCTCGACCCTGGTGGTGTTTCTGGTGGTTCAAGGACTTGGTGGCTTCCAGGCGCTGTTCGCCACCCTGGCCGAAGAGCAGCCACAGTCTCTGGTCGTGCCCGGCAAAGGCCTGTTCAGTTTCACTACCTTTCTGGGATTGACCATTCCCTGGTTCTTCTTCAGCCTTTCCAATCCCCAGGTCAGTCAGCGCCTGTTCATGCCCGCGTCCCTGGCGGCGATGCGTCGAATGCTGCTTGGATTTCTGGTTTTTGGCTTCATCTATACCCTCGTCTCGGTGCTCTGGGGTTTCTCGGCACTCGTCGCTTTCCCCGGGCTCGAGAATCCCGATCTGGCCACGCCAAGGTTGCTTGGCTCAGACTATGTGCCGCCCCTGCTAGGCGTGACGGTGCTGATTGCCATCATGGCCGCGGCGATCTCGACCATCGATTCGATCATGCTGACCCTGTCTTCCATGCTTTCTCGAGATCTGTATGCCAATCTCAGGTCCGGTGTCAGCGAAAGGCAGCAACTGCTGGCAGGCAAGATCGTGATTCCGCTTATCGCCCTGCTGGCGCTGGGCTTTGCGCAGTTACAGCTGGATCTCATTGCGGTGCTTTCCGTGGCGGCTTCATCCGGTCTCGTTGCCGTGGTACCAGCGATGATCGGCGCTTTTTACTGGAAAGGCGGCACCGGTGCCGGCGCCCTGACCAGCGTGATCGGCACCACGCTCTTTGTGCTTGCGCTTTATGCAACCGGCAACTCTCTGCTGGGGTTGCCCGCCGGCATCTGGGGGATTGTCGTGGCAAGTCTATTGTTCATCGGGGGGAGTCTGGTGACCCGAGCGCCGGTCGAAAGAGCGGAAGAATTTCAACGCGCGACCGCTGATGTCATGCAGGGGATAGCACCCTATCTCGCAGAGCCGGGGGGCCAACGCGGTTGA
- a CDS encoding elongation factor P hydroxylase, producing the protein MTYRLDDIIALFDGLFHERYLTRLIAGGEEPLYLPADDETAYHRVIFAQGYFASALHEISHWCIAGEQRRQFEDYGYWYLPDGRDASQQRAFETAEMAPQALELLFSRACGLGFNVSIDNLGELEVDRDGFRERVEARAVQFEREGLPYRAEAFRVVLRSFYGHGLSRDQAILQGRRRLRKDAEPTYPSQHAHSR; encoded by the coding sequence GTGACTTACCGACTCGACGACATCATCGCCTTGTTCGATGGGCTATTTCATGAGCGCTATCTTACCCGGTTGATCGCCGGCGGTGAGGAGCCTCTGTACCTGCCCGCGGATGACGAGACGGCCTATCACCGAGTGATCTTTGCCCAAGGCTATTTCGCTAGTGCGCTGCATGAAATCAGCCACTGGTGTATCGCCGGCGAGCAGCGGCGTCAATTTGAGGATTACGGCTACTGGTATCTCCCGGATGGGCGTGACGCGAGCCAGCAGCGCGCCTTCGAGACCGCCGAAATGGCGCCTCAGGCCTTGGAGTTGCTGTTCTCCCGCGCCTGCGGTCTGGGATTCAACGTCAGTATCGATAATCTTGGCGAGCTGGAAGTGGACCGAGACGGCTTTCGCGAGCGAGTCGAGGCGCGGGCGGTGCAATTTGAACGAGAAGGCTTGCCTTACCGGGCCGAGGCGTTTCGCGTTGTTCTGCGAAGTTTCTATGGTCATGGCCTGTCTCGGGATCAGGCCATTCTTCAAGGAAGGCGTCGTCTTCGCAAGGACGCCGAACCGACTTATCCCTCTCAACATGCCCACTCGAGATAA
- a CDS encoding MATE family efflux transporter — protein sequence MPSPLAKSVRLARSARETRLLLRLALPICGAQLAQAGMGATDIMMTGRLSASDLAAVSVGSSLWMPLMLFMTGTLMGLTPIVAQLLGGANTQRIRPSVHQALWVALVLGIAAGLLLWFSVMPIFMLMDVPSSVATLSAAYLSAVAFGMPGVALFQALRAFSDGMNHTRPSLWFSLLGLAVNIPSNFVLIYGGAGLIDLFGPGLPTSLQELPALGALGCGIATALSMWTMGIAMAIYIHRSRAYGEVTLWHSLTPPRRNMIGELLYVGLPIGISIFVEVTLFTLIALFIAGLGEVVVAAHQVALNVTSILFMLPLSLGMALTVRVGNSLGHDRPEQARFVAWNGLAICLLVAILNDLLLWLGAEQVISLYTHNEQVQSLALSLVGLAMIYQISDSMQVNMAGALRGYKDTRIIMVITLVSYWLIGLGGGHWLGTRGVPGFMDSLGVYGYWIGLVAGLTAAALLLGLRLHKISKAQCNGENASPSE from the coding sequence ATGCCCTCGCCCCTGGCAAAAAGCGTTCGCTTGGCCAGAAGCGCCAGGGAAACCCGGCTTTTGCTGCGTCTGGCCTTGCCGATCTGTGGCGCTCAGCTTGCACAGGCGGGTATGGGAGCAACTGACATCATGATGACCGGACGCCTCAGTGCCAGCGATCTGGCGGCGGTTTCCGTGGGATCGAGCCTGTGGATGCCCCTGATGCTTTTCATGACCGGGACGCTGATGGGGCTGACGCCTATCGTTGCCCAGCTCCTGGGAGGCGCGAACACCCAGCGCATCCGTCCCAGCGTTCATCAGGCGCTATGGGTGGCGTTGGTACTGGGTATTGCCGCCGGTCTGCTGCTGTGGTTCAGCGTGATGCCGATCTTCATGCTGATGGACGTGCCTTCTTCCGTGGCGACACTTTCTGCCGCCTATCTTTCCGCAGTGGCTTTCGGCATGCCCGGTGTCGCACTATTTCAAGCGCTACGCGCCTTTTCCGATGGCATGAACCATACCCGGCCTTCCCTGTGGTTCAGCCTGCTGGGGCTTGCGGTAAATATTCCCAGCAATTTCGTGCTGATCTATGGCGGCGCGGGGTTGATCGATCTTTTCGGCCCCGGGCTGCCGACATCATTGCAGGAGTTGCCGGCGCTGGGTGCCTTGGGCTGCGGCATTGCCACCGCCCTGTCGATGTGGACGATGGGTATCGCCATGGCTATTTATATCCATCGCAGCCGCGCCTATGGGGAGGTGACACTATGGCATTCTTTGACGCCTCCACGCCGGAACATGATCGGCGAATTGCTGTATGTCGGTCTGCCCATCGGTATATCGATCTTCGTCGAAGTCACCTTGTTCACGCTGATCGCGCTGTTCATCGCCGGTCTTGGCGAGGTTGTGGTTGCCGCCCATCAGGTCGCCTTGAACGTGACGTCGATTCTGTTCATGCTGCCATTGTCTCTGGGAATGGCGCTGACGGTTCGAGTCGGCAATTCTTTGGGGCACGATCGACCGGAACAGGCTCGTTTCGTCGCCTGGAATGGTCTGGCCATATGCCTGCTGGTGGCGATTCTCAACGACCTGTTATTGTGGTTGGGAGCGGAACAGGTGATCAGCTTGTATACCCACAACGAGCAGGTGCAGTCGCTTGCTCTCTCCTTGGTCGGCCTGGCCATGATCTACCAGATATCCGATTCGATGCAGGTCAACATGGCCGGAGCGTTACGCGGCTACAAGGACACCCGCATCATCATGGTCATCACGCTGGTCTCCTACTGGTTGATCGGGCTAGGCGGCGGCCACTGGCTGGGAACCCGGGGCGTCCCCGGGTTCATGGACAGCCTGGGCGTCTACGGATACTGGATTGGCCTGGTGGCAGGCTTGACCGCCGCGGCGCTATTGCTTGGCCTACGACTTCACAAGATCAGCAAGGCGCAATGCAATGGAGAAAACGCCTCACCGTCTGAATGA
- a CDS encoding DUF3080 family protein: MEKTPHRLNERFKHRHLILLVLLATLLSSCGNDEADAMFANYQQRLATSLDMPPPERTAPENIAAFPNQEKRLFELPEMREGLRNVYTLRECGITNLIARHNNSLGKVAPPSQQWLYELALWRRLESCWQSDIPEQLSEEDRKRLERLLVMKTRQLPKASWNALFGSSEWVSNFSRASSPLPPGKAIELDRPLAAIAYLRKATRKQFDLDWQAESSVLENHLQALGREPLSAALLRSLLLASQRLDEINNLLERAWRAGKTCSDASAWPSLSKHQAMTYLKTLDQAGSRWLAAIEKLLEAHSVTRSAVSRYRQEWLSLDNPTAPWQQFQAQRKRFETNWRRTGERCARPES; encoded by the coding sequence ATGGAGAAAACGCCTCACCGTCTGAATGAACGCTTCAAGCATAGGCATCTGATACTACTTGTTCTGCTGGCAACGCTCTTGAGCAGCTGCGGAAACGATGAGGCGGACGCCATGTTCGCGAATTATCAACAGCGCCTGGCAACGTCTCTGGATATGCCGCCTCCCGAGCGTACCGCACCAGAGAACATAGCCGCTTTCCCGAATCAGGAAAAACGCCTGTTCGAGCTTCCCGAGATGCGCGAAGGGCTACGCAATGTCTATACCCTGCGGGAGTGCGGAATCACCAACCTGATCGCCAGACACAACAACTCACTTGGCAAGGTCGCTCCGCCCAGCCAGCAGTGGCTATACGAACTGGCGCTATGGCGTCGGCTCGAAAGCTGCTGGCAATCCGATATTCCCGAGCAACTCTCCGAGGAAGACCGTAAGCGCCTGGAGCGTCTGCTTGTCATGAAGACCCGACAACTCCCCAAGGCAAGCTGGAATGCCCTGTTCGGCTCCAGCGAGTGGGTGAGCAATTTTTCTCGAGCCAGTTCTCCATTACCGCCGGGAAAAGCTATCGAACTGGATCGCCCGCTGGCGGCAATTGCCTATTTGCGCAAGGCAACCCGCAAGCAGTTCGATCTGGACTGGCAGGCGGAATCCTCCGTGCTGGAAAATCATCTGCAGGCGCTTGGCCGCGAACCCTTGAGCGCGGCGCTGCTCAGGAGCCTGCTGCTAGCCTCGCAGCGTCTTGATGAAATCAACAATTTACTCGAACGCGCTTGGCGCGCAGGCAAGACCTGCTCCGATGCGTCTGCCTGGCCGTCGTTAAGCAAACACCAGGCGATGACGTACCTGAAAACGCTCGATCAGGCGGGGAGCCGCTGGTTAGCGGCTATCGAGAAACTGCTTGAGGCGCATTCAGTGACGCGCTCCGCCGTATCGCGATATCGCCAGGAGTGGCTCTCCCTGGACAATCCCACAGCGCCCTGGCAGCAATTTCAGGCGCAGCGAAAGCGCTTCGAGACGAACTGGCGCCGCACAGGAGAACGCTGTGCGAGGCCCGAGAGTTGA
- the tusA gene encoding sulfurtransferase TusA codes for MVTTANDSSDFDAVLDTTGLYCPEPIMLMHNKVREMEQGAVLKVIATDPATTRDVPKFCSFLGHELLRQTQTESHYFYFIRLG; via the coding sequence ATGGTCACAACTGCCAATGATTCGTCGGATTTTGATGCGGTGCTCGATACGACCGGTCTATATTGCCCTGAACCCATCATGTTAATGCATAATAAAGTGCGTGAAATGGAGCAAGGGGCGGTACTGAAGGTTATCGCCACGGATCCCGCAACGACCCGTGACGTTCCCAAGTTCTGCAGCTTTCTGGGTCATGAATTGTTGCGGCAGACCCAGACGGAAAGCCATTATTTCTATTTTATCCGACTAGGCTGA
- a CDS encoding antibiotic biosynthesis monooxygenase family protein codes for MKNTMIKVVIERDIMPGLEAEYDQIARAAMRVCYHAPGFIAGEILRERSHTERRMLITQWRDLAAWKAWEHSIEREQAIQQMLPMLTRDERVRVFDPF; via the coding sequence ATGAAAAATACCATGATCAAGGTGGTAATCGAACGAGACATCATGCCAGGACTCGAAGCCGAATACGATCAAATCGCTCGAGCTGCCATGCGGGTCTGCTATCATGCGCCGGGCTTTATCGCGGGAGAAATCCTTCGTGAGCGTTCTCATACGGAGCGACGCATGTTGATTACTCAATGGCGGGATCTCGCAGCCTGGAAGGCCTGGGAACATAGTATCGAACGCGAGCAAGCCATACAGCAAATGCTGCCCATGCTGACCCGAGATGAAAGAGTGCGCGTCTTCGACCCTTTTTAA
- the rlmM gene encoding 23S rRNA (cytidine(2498)-2'-O)-methyltransferase RlmM, producing the protein MKPSQLLLYCRPGFERDLGVEIASRLAQTSYQGDVITEPSAGYVIFAVRNSESINALHRELSLDSLIFARQSLAALPLLTELPRDNRLESVIEQVVSSGWSFEDVWQETPDTNEGKALSGLTKALSRPLMANLKKCGALRRKAGRRRLHLFWTSGDSVQLGMSFPGNRSEHPAGILRLRSPRNAPSRSTLKLEEAWHVFIPREQWVSRLSQGMQAADLGAAPGGWTWQLVRQGMFVHAVDNGPMDRALMASGQVEHWRADGFSWQPPQRLDWLVCDIVDKPMRVVNMVERWLLKRWCREAIFNLKLPMKQRYEEVARCLTRLTESLEEARIRAEIQCRQLYHDREEVTVHVRLLDV; encoded by the coding sequence ATGAAACCCAGCCAGTTGCTGCTTTACTGCCGCCCCGGATTCGAACGGGATCTCGGCGTCGAGATAGCAAGCCGGTTGGCGCAAACGAGTTATCAAGGTGATGTGATAACCGAACCTAGCGCCGGCTACGTGATATTCGCTGTGCGAAACTCGGAATCGATCAATGCGCTGCACCGAGAGCTTTCACTGGATTCGTTGATCTTCGCTCGTCAGAGCCTGGCTGCGTTGCCTCTTTTGACTGAACTGCCACGAGACAATCGTCTTGAATCGGTCATCGAACAAGTCGTGAGCAGCGGCTGGAGTTTTGAGGACGTCTGGCAAGAGACACCTGATACCAACGAAGGCAAGGCGTTGAGTGGATTGACAAAAGCCTTGTCACGGCCCTTGATGGCAAATTTGAAAAAGTGCGGTGCGTTGAGGCGTAAGGCAGGCAGGCGTCGTTTGCATCTTTTCTGGACATCAGGTGACAGTGTGCAACTGGGAATGAGTTTTCCCGGTAATCGCAGCGAGCATCCCGCTGGGATCTTGCGGCTACGCTCTCCCAGAAACGCACCGAGCCGCTCGACGCTCAAGCTCGAAGAGGCCTGGCATGTTTTTATACCTCGAGAGCAGTGGGTTAGCCGCTTGAGTCAAGGCATGCAGGCGGCGGATCTCGGAGCGGCACCAGGAGGATGGACCTGGCAGTTGGTGCGCCAGGGCATGTTTGTGCACGCCGTAGATAACGGCCCAATGGACAGGGCGCTGATGGCCTCAGGCCAAGTAGAGCATTGGCGAGCCGACGGGTTTAGCTGGCAGCCGCCCCAACGCCTGGATTGGCTGGTATGCGATATCGTCGATAAACCCATGCGCGTGGTGAATATGGTGGAGCGCTGGTTGCTCAAGCGCTGGTGTCGCGAAGCGATATTCAATCTCAAGCTGCCCATGAAACAGCGTTATGAAGAAGTGGCTCGATGCCTGACTCGCTTGACGGAAAGTCTGGAAGAGGCTCGGATTCGAGCGGAAATCCAGTGTCGCCAGCTTTATCATGACCGTGAGGAGGTCACGGTGCACGTGCGCTTGCTCGACGTTTGA